CTGGACGGCACGCGCGTGGACGAGCGTCCCGTGCGGTTCTCCGCGGGGGCGCTGCTGAGGATCGGCGAGTCCGCCCTGCGGGTCACGCCGTCCGGCGGCCCCGGCGCCCGGGTGCGCACGGTGCCGGACGGGGAGGGCTGTGTACGGGTCGCCCTGGAGCCCGGAGGGACCGGGGACACCGGTCCGGGCCGGACTGCGGGCGCGGACCCGGGCGCCGGGGCGGCGGACACCGCCGGGCACCCGCGCGTGGCACCCGCGGCCGGGGACCCGACCGGGGCGACCCACCACGCCTACGGCGCCGCGGGCTGGGGCGCGGGCGTCCAGGAGTACCGGCGCCGGGACCAGCCGGCGGTCCCCGGCCAGGCCGGGGCGCCGGGCATCGAGCGGCGCGACGGCGGCGCGGGAGCACCGCAGGGCGGTCCCGGCGGCACGCTCCCGGCGCAGGGCGCACCCGCCCGCGGCGGCGACACCCACGCGGGGCACTACGGCATCGGCGGCCCGGGCGGCCTGTCCGGGAGCGCGTACACCGGTACGGCGTCCCACGGCCCGGCGCCGGACGGCACGGCCCCCGGGACGGCAGCGGCGCGCGGGGCGTACGGCGTGGCCTCCGGGACGGAAGCAGCACGCGGGGCGTACGGCCTGGCCTCCGGGACGGAAGCGGCCCAGGCGTACCGCGCGGCACGCGGGACGCAAGCGGCCGCCGGGGCGGAGGCGGCGCGCGGGGCGGACACGGCACGGCGCACCGAAGCGGCGCGCGGCGGACACAAGGACACTCCCCCGCACGGCACCGACCTGCCCGAGGGCGGCCGACGCCGGGGCGGCATAGGCGCGTGGGCGCGCCGGCTGGCCGGCGGGCGCGGCGAGCAGCAGGCGGCCCCGCCCGAGGCGTACGGCGCACCGGTGGCGGCGGTGGCCGCCGCCCCGGCGGGCGACGTCCCGCCCGCGCCGGAGACCTGGCCGGACCCGGCCGCGCTGCTGCTGACGGCGCTGGGCCCCGGGCCCCGGCTGTGGGAGCGGGGGCCCGGTCACCCCGAGGCCCTGACCGTACGGCTCGGCACCGCCGACCGGAGCGCACCGGACGGCTCGGGGACGCTGCCCGCCGTGCCGGTGACCGCCGCGCTGCGCGAGGCGGGCGCGCTGGGCCTGGCCGGTCCGCGCCCCCGGCTGGCCGGGCTGGCCCGCGCGGTGCTCGCCCAGCTCGCCGCGCTGCACTCCCCCGACCTGCTGGAGATCGTGCTGATCAGCGCCGACCGGACGCGTCCGGTCGAGGAGCGGGCCGCCGAGTGGTCCTGGCTCGGCTGGCTCCCGCACGTCCGCCCGGGCCACGGCCAGGACTGCCGGCTGCTGCTGGCGCACGACCGGGAACAGGCGGCGGCCCGCACGGAGGAACTGCTGCGCCGGGTCGAGGAGTACGCGGCGACCGGCAGGGGCGCGGCCCAGCCCGCTCCGGCACGGCAGACCCCGGCGGACGACGGAGCCGCGGCGGCACCCGATCCCACCGTCCCCGGCACCCCCGCCTTCGGCACCCCGGCCGCTCCCGGCTCCGCGCAGCGGACCGCGTCCGGCCGCCGTCCCTCCTGGGCACGGGAGGACGCCGGCCGGGACGGAGGCGGCGGCTTCCCGGGTCCGTACACGGTCGTCGTCGTGGACGGGGACCCCGGCGGGTCCTCGCTCCAGGAGAGCCTGGCGCGGCTGGCCGTGGCCGGGCCCCGGGCCGGGATCCACGTCCTGTGCCTCGCCGAGACCGCGGCCGCCACCCCCGCCTCGCCCGTGACACGGACGTACGAGGAGGCCTGCGCCCTGACGCCCACCTTCCGGCACTGCGGGGCCGTGGCCCTGCTCAGCGGGGACGTCGCGGGTGCCCTGCATTTGATGCGGGTCGCCCCCACGGGCCCCGTCGAGCCGGGGACGTCGGCGACCGTCGACGCCGTCTCCGCCGCCTGGGCGGAGCGGTTCGCGCGGGCTCTGGCGCCGCTGCGGCCGGACGGCCCGGTCGGCGAGCGGCACGCGCGCGTGGCCGTACCGCTGCCGCAGTCGGCGCGGCTGCTGGACGAGCTGGGCCTGGCCCGGGCCACCCCGGCCTCGCTGATGGCGCGCTGGGCGGACGCGGCCGACGACACGGAGTCGCTCGGCGGCCGGGCCCGGGCGGTGCTCGGGGCCGGGCCGCGCGGCCCGCTCACCGCCGACCTGGTCGCCGAGGGGCCGCATCTGCTGGTCGAGGGGCCCGCCGGCAGCGGCCGCACCGAGCTGCTGCGGTCCGTGGTCGCCTCGCTGGCCGCCGCCGAGCGGCCCGACCGGCTGGGCATGGTGCTGATCGACGGCCGCGACGGCGTCGGCACCGGCGCGGGGCGCGGCGAGGGACTGCGCGTCTGCACGGACATACCGCATGTGACGACCCATCTCATCGCCAACGACCCGGTGCGCATGCGGGAGTTCGCGCAGTCGCTGAGCGCCGAGCTGAAGCGGCGCGCGGAGCTGCTCGGCCGGACGGACTTCACCCAGTGGCACTCGGGGCGTGAGGTGTCGGGCCGTATCGTCGCGCAGCGCACGCCGGGTGGGCGGGCGGCCGCCGCCCCGGCCCCGGCGAACGCGGGCGCGGGTGCGGGCGCGGGGGACATAGAGTCCCCGTCCAGTTCCACGCTGCGGCTGCGGCCCGGCGCTGCCGCGCGGCAGCGCACCGAGGCGGCGCCGCCGCTGCCCCGGCTCGTGGTGGTCGTGGACGACCTGGACGCGCTGGTCTCCCCGGCGCTGGGCTCCCCGGGCCGCCCCGCCGCGGGGTCGGTGCTGCGCGCTCTCGAGGCGGTGGCCAGGGAGGGCGAGCGGCTCGGCGTGCACCTGGTGGCCGCGGCCGGCACGGACGGCCGTACGGCGGATACGGAACCGGCCCGCCGGGCCGACCTGCGCATATCCCTGGACGCGCCGTCGGCGGGACCGGACGAACCGGCGCCCGGGCGGGGCCGGCTGACCTACGCGGACGGCCGGGCCGTCGGCTTCCAGGGCGGCCGGGTGACGGGCCGAATCCCGCGGACCGCGACGCAGCGGCCCACGGTCGTGCCGCTGGAGTGGCAGCGCATGGGCGATCCGCCCACCCGCCGCCCGGTGCGCGAGCTCGGCAACGGCCCGACCGACCTGGCGCTGCTGGCGAGCGCGGTGGAGCGCGCGGCCCGGGAGGTCGCGGCGGCGGAGGTGCCCTCCCTGCTCTGACCGCCCCTCACCGGGGTCGGCGCACTCCTTTGATCACGAGCCGGTCACGATGGGCCGCTGGACGGCGCAGGCGCTCTTGCCGCTCCCGCACGGCCCGGCGTAGACCGGAGCGCACGGGACAGAGTTCTGACGTTCAACGGAGAACGACGAACGGGGAAGTGATGCGTAGCAACACCATCCGGACACACAGGGCCGTCACCACACTCGCCGCGCTCCTCGCGGGAGCCCTCGCCCTCAGCGCCTGCTCAGGCGGCGACGGCAAGAAGGACAGCGGCGGCGGATCCACCGGCAGCGGGTCCGGC
Above is a genomic segment from Streptomyces collinus Tu 365 containing:
- a CDS encoding FHA domain-containing protein; translation: MQIRLTVVDPLGPTPHRGRAASRDVLVTAPAGTDLAAVASALASAVTGEGGTGRDTGGAPVVLYAGTDRLDPRRHTLGEPPLVDGAVLSLGAPAALEPHPELDDAPTQLHVVAGPDAGGVHLLHGGRITVGRSADADVPLDDPDVSRLHCAVTVGADGRVSVADLGSTNGTALDGTRVDERPVRFSAGALLRIGESALRVTPSGGPGARVRTVPDGEGCVRVALEPGGTGDTGPGRTAGADPGAGAADTAGHPRVAPAAGDPTGATHHAYGAAGWGAGVQEYRRRDQPAVPGQAGAPGIERRDGGAGAPQGGPGGTLPAQGAPARGGDTHAGHYGIGGPGGLSGSAYTGTASHGPAPDGTAPGTAAARGAYGVASGTEAARGAYGLASGTEAAQAYRAARGTQAAAGAEAARGADTARRTEAARGGHKDTPPHGTDLPEGGRRRGGIGAWARRLAGGRGEQQAAPPEAYGAPVAAVAAAPAGDVPPAPETWPDPAALLLTALGPGPRLWERGPGHPEALTVRLGTADRSAPDGSGTLPAVPVTAALREAGALGLAGPRPRLAGLARAVLAQLAALHSPDLLEIVLISADRTRPVEERAAEWSWLGWLPHVRPGHGQDCRLLLAHDREQAAARTEELLRRVEEYAATGRGAAQPAPARQTPADDGAAAAPDPTVPGTPAFGTPAAPGSAQRTASGRRPSWAREDAGRDGGGGFPGPYTVVVVDGDPGGSSLQESLARLAVAGPRAGIHVLCLAETAAATPASPVTRTYEEACALTPTFRHCGAVALLSGDVAGALHLMRVAPTGPVEPGTSATVDAVSAAWAERFARALAPLRPDGPVGERHARVAVPLPQSARLLDELGLARATPASLMARWADAADDTESLGGRARAVLGAGPRGPLTADLVAEGPHLLVEGPAGSGRTELLRSVVASLAAAERPDRLGMVLIDGRDGVGTGAGRGEGLRVCTDIPHVTTHLIANDPVRMREFAQSLSAELKRRAELLGRTDFTQWHSGREVSGRIVAQRTPGGRAAAAPAPANAGAGAGAGDIESPSSSTLRLRPGAAARQRTEAAPPLPRLVVVVDDLDALVSPALGSPGRPAAGSVLRALEAVAREGERLGVHLVAAAGTDGRTADTEPARRADLRISLDAPSAGPDEPAPGRGRLTYADGRAVGFQGGRVTGRIPRTATQRPTVVPLEWQRMGDPPTRRPVRELGNGPTDLALLASAVERAAREVAAAEVPSLL